A genomic window from Cryobacterium sp. SO2 includes:
- a CDS encoding glycoside hydrolase family 1 protein, with protein sequence MTDTTATPLTGTDPSPAGTTGAFPDGFLWGVAFAANQVEGGFDQGGKGLSQADVIPYRTAGDYVDISALMKASDATIAEAIASPGTAGYPKRSGSDFFGHWEEDVDLFAEMGLKALRMSIAWTRIFPTGIEAEPNEEGLLFYERLFTRLREKGIEPVVTMSHYEMPLHLVTEYGGWTSREVVGFFQRYARTIVSRYTGLVRYWLTFNEINTTIIESYTGGGIIEREPAAGIDPRQAGYQALHHQFVASALATKIVHELDPAAQVGCMLARMSHYPASSDPADIVKAQFDNNMNLFHTDVQVRGRYSGTVRRFWRDQGITVEMAPGDEDLLAANTVDFLSFSYYMSLVSSVSPEKYGATGGNLFSTIKNPHLGVTEWGWHFDPEGLRYVLNDLWDRYQVPLFIVENGLGATDVLEGSAPDASADGTDTRQVHDAYRIDYFVQHLRQVREAIADGVNLLGYTAWGGLDIISASTSQMTKRYGVIYVDADDLAQGSYDRVRKDSFFWYQQLVATNGAVLDASS encoded by the coding sequence ATGACCGACACCACCGCAACCCCGCTGACCGGCACCGACCCGAGCCCCGCCGGCACCACCGGCGCCTTCCCCGACGGCTTCCTCTGGGGGGTCGCGTTCGCGGCCAACCAGGTGGAGGGCGGCTTCGACCAGGGCGGCAAGGGCCTGTCCCAGGCCGACGTCATCCCGTATCGCACCGCGGGCGACTACGTCGACATCAGCGCGCTGATGAAGGCGTCGGATGCGACTATCGCCGAAGCCATCGCCAGCCCGGGCACGGCCGGCTACCCCAAGCGCAGCGGCAGCGACTTCTTCGGCCACTGGGAGGAAGACGTCGACCTCTTCGCCGAGATGGGCCTGAAGGCGCTGCGGATGTCGATCGCCTGGACGCGCATCTTCCCGACCGGCATCGAGGCGGAACCGAACGAAGAGGGGCTGCTGTTCTACGAGCGCCTGTTCACCCGGTTGCGGGAGAAGGGCATCGAACCTGTCGTGACGATGTCGCACTACGAGATGCCGCTGCACCTCGTTACCGAGTACGGCGGCTGGACCAGCCGTGAGGTGGTGGGCTTCTTCCAGCGCTACGCGCGCACCATCGTGAGCCGCTACACCGGCCTGGTGCGCTACTGGCTCACCTTCAACGAGATCAACACCACCATCATCGAGTCGTACACCGGTGGCGGAATCATCGAGCGGGAGCCTGCGGCGGGCATCGATCCGCGCCAGGCTGGCTACCAGGCGCTGCACCACCAGTTCGTGGCCAGCGCCCTCGCCACCAAGATCGTGCACGAGCTCGACCCCGCCGCGCAGGTGGGCTGCATGCTCGCCCGGATGTCGCACTACCCGGCGTCCAGCGACCCGGCCGACATCGTCAAGGCCCAGTTCGACAACAACATGAACCTGTTCCACACCGATGTGCAGGTGCGCGGCCGCTACTCCGGCACCGTGCGCCGGTTCTGGCGCGACCAGGGCATCACCGTGGAAATGGCGCCCGGCGACGAGGACCTGCTGGCGGCGAACACCGTCGACTTCCTCTCGTTCAGCTACTACATGAGCCTGGTCTCTTCGGTGTCGCCCGAGAAGTACGGCGCCACCGGCGGCAACCTGTTCTCCACGATCAAGAACCCGCACCTGGGCGTCACCGAGTGGGGCTGGCACTTCGACCCGGAGGGCCTCCGTTACGTGCTCAACGACCTGTGGGACCGCTACCAGGTGCCGCTGTTCATCGTGGAGAACGGCCTGGGCGCAACCGACGTTCTCGAGGGGTCGGCGCCGGACGCATCCGCTGACGGCACCGACACCCGCCAGGTGCACGACGCCTACCGGATCGACTACTTCGTGCAGCACCTGCGCCAGGTGCGCGAGGCCATCGCCGACGGCGTGAACCTGCTGGGCTACACGGCGTGGGGCGGCCTGGACATCATCAGCGCCTCCACCTCGCAGATGACCAAGCGGTACGGCGTGATCTACGTCGACGCCGACGACCTGGCGCAGGGCAGCTACGACCGGGTGCGGAAGGACAGTTTCTTCTGGTACCAGCAGCTCGTGGCCACCAACGGCGCCGTGCTCGACGCGTCCAGCTGA
- a CDS encoding beta-glucoside-specific PTS transporter subunit IIABC, whose product MKYDKDAAAIIAAVGGEENIASLYHCVTRLRFGLKDNAKADQAALTAITPVMGVNEAGSQYQVIIGNDVPDVYRAIVAELPRLATGDSVDGAAAARTGGKQKLHTRFLDFISGTFAPILPAIAGAGLLKGILALSNSFGWVDPASQTFLIFSAIADAVFFFLPIVVAVSAARKLGANPYVAASLGGTLVYPALGALLGAGEAVHLLGITVTAATYSYSVIPVLLGVYLLSWVERGFTKIIPSFLKLTFVPMLSLVVVVPITLTLLGPLGTFVGSGIAGGINWALDNGGVPAGFVIGALLPLIIMTGMHYTLVPFILQNLATLGYDKFLPLTYIQTFATAGAVFGVFLRAKNKQIKALSLSTTFTSLMGVTEPALYGLALPLRRPLIATMAGAGVGGAISLGFGVKAYVLAGNGGLPGLPGLVGETFVWAIVGIVIAFIVAAVVSTILGIDESILAGTAEKSAAATPAAMRADAVTAPRHSASDIGEIVSAPMTGELVSLDDVPDTTFSKRLVGDGTAIRPTSGTVTSPVDGVVATLFPTKHAVAVRGDSGVEVLIHVGLDTVNLKGAGFAAHVAVGDRVSVGDLLLEVDLAAVGATHDTLSVIVITNSAKYTVDPGTTGPVRAGDALIRVTPVVAATQEATV is encoded by the coding sequence TTGAAGTACGACAAAGATGCCGCGGCGATCATCGCCGCGGTCGGCGGCGAGGAGAACATTGCCTCGCTGTACCACTGCGTAACCCGGCTGCGTTTCGGCCTGAAGGACAACGCCAAGGCCGACCAGGCCGCCCTCACCGCGATCACGCCGGTGATGGGCGTCAACGAGGCCGGCTCGCAGTACCAGGTGATCATCGGCAATGACGTCCCCGACGTCTACCGCGCGATCGTGGCCGAGCTGCCCCGACTGGCGACGGGTGATTCCGTCGACGGCGCCGCCGCTGCGAGGACCGGTGGGAAGCAGAAACTGCACACCCGCTTCCTCGATTTCATCTCCGGCACCTTCGCGCCGATCCTGCCCGCCATCGCCGGCGCCGGCTTGCTCAAGGGCATCCTGGCACTCAGCAACTCGTTCGGCTGGGTCGACCCGGCCTCGCAGACGTTCCTGATCTTCTCGGCCATCGCCGACGCGGTGTTCTTCTTCCTGCCGATCGTCGTGGCGGTCTCGGCGGCCCGCAAGCTCGGCGCCAACCCGTATGTGGCGGCGTCGCTCGGTGGCACGCTGGTCTACCCGGCGCTCGGCGCGCTGCTCGGCGCCGGCGAGGCCGTGCACCTGCTGGGCATCACGGTCACGGCGGCCACCTATTCCTACTCGGTCATCCCGGTGCTGCTCGGCGTCTACCTGCTGTCCTGGGTTGAGCGCGGCTTCACCAAGATCATCCCGTCGTTCCTCAAGCTCACCTTCGTGCCGATGCTCTCGCTCGTCGTCGTCGTGCCGATCACCCTCACCCTGCTTGGTCCGCTCGGCACCTTCGTGGGTTCCGGCATCGCCGGCGGCATCAACTGGGCCCTCGACAACGGTGGCGTTCCGGCCGGATTCGTCATCGGCGCCCTGCTGCCGCTGATCATCATGACCGGCATGCACTACACGCTCGTGCCGTTCATCCTGCAGAACCTCGCCACCCTCGGTTACGACAAGTTCCTGCCCCTCACCTACATCCAGACCTTCGCCACCGCCGGCGCCGTCTTCGGTGTATTCCTGCGCGCGAAGAACAAGCAGATCAAGGCGCTCTCGCTCTCCACGACCTTCACCTCGCTGATGGGCGTCACCGAACCGGCCCTGTACGGCCTGGCCCTGCCGCTTCGCCGCCCGCTGATCGCCACGATGGCCGGCGCCGGCGTGGGTGGCGCCATCTCGCTCGGCTTCGGCGTGAAGGCCTATGTGCTCGCCGGTAACGGCGGCCTGCCTGGCCTGCCCGGCCTCGTCGGTGAGACCTTCGTCTGGGCGATCGTGGGCATCGTGATCGCCTTCATCGTCGCCGCTGTCGTCTCCACGATCCTCGGCATCGACGAGTCCATCCTGGCCGGTACCGCAGAGAAGTCCGCCGCGGCGACCCCGGCCGCGATGCGCGCGGATGCAGTGACCGCGCCCCGCCACTCGGCGTCCGACATCGGCGAGATCGTCTCCGCCCCGATGACGGGTGAGCTCGTCTCGCTCGATGACGTGCCCGACACCACCTTCTCCAAGCGCCTCGTCGGCGACGGCACCGCCATCCGCCCCACCAGCGGCACCGTCACCTCCCCGGTCGACGGCGTCGTGGCCACGCTGTTCCCCACCAAGCACGCCGTCGCCGTGCGTGGTGACTCCGGCGTCGAGGTGCTCATCCACGTGGGCCTGGACACCGTGAACCTCAAGGGTGCCGGCTTCGCCGCCCACGTCGCCGTCGGCGACCGGGTGTCGGTCGGCGATCTGCTGCTCGAGGTCGACCTGGCCGCCGTCGGCGCCACCCACGACACGCTCAGCGTCATCGTGATCACCAATTCCGCCAAGTACACCGTCGACCCCGGCACCACCGGGCCGGTGCGCGCGGGTGATGCGCTCATCCGCGTCACGCCCGTCGTCGCAGCCACACAGGAGGCCACCGTATGA
- a CDS encoding PRD domain-containing protein yields MIVRRVLNNNVVDGLDDSLQEVIVFGKGLGFNSKPGELIDETMIEKIFRLDDAAASRHFASIVGSIPADILSATADLVTRAREELRVKISDSLYASLADHLSFAVARAKDGGDFTIPLAVEVRRFYPTEYAFAKSAVAELNAKLGIELPADEAISIALHVINAQVGGAADSASRLMELTHSILDIVRLHFGLAYDDDSPAYLRFVTHLRFFAQRVLLGETVQRDDAELLRILREQKEPAFACVDKVDAFVMRSHGHAMSASEKVYIGLHINSFL; encoded by the coding sequence GTGATCGTCAGGCGAGTACTGAATAACAACGTTGTCGACGGTCTCGACGACTCCTTGCAGGAAGTCATCGTCTTCGGCAAGGGCCTGGGTTTCAATTCCAAGCCCGGTGAGCTGATCGACGAGACGATGATCGAGAAGATCTTCCGGCTCGACGACGCCGCGGCCAGCCGGCACTTCGCGTCCATCGTGGGGTCTATCCCCGCAGACATCCTCTCCGCCACGGCAGACCTGGTCACCCGGGCCCGCGAGGAGCTGCGGGTGAAGATCAGCGACAGCCTCTACGCCTCGCTCGCCGACCACCTCTCCTTCGCCGTCGCACGAGCCAAGGATGGCGGCGACTTCACGATCCCGCTGGCCGTGGAGGTGCGCCGGTTCTACCCCACCGAATACGCCTTCGCGAAGAGCGCGGTGGCCGAATTGAATGCCAAGCTCGGCATTGAGCTGCCCGCGGATGAGGCGATCAGCATTGCGCTGCACGTCATCAACGCGCAGGTGGGCGGCGCCGCCGACAGCGCCTCCAGGTTGATGGAGCTCACCCACTCGATCCTCGACATCGTGCGGCTGCACTTCGGCCTCGCCTACGACGACGACAGCCCCGCCTATCTCCGCTTCGTCACCCACCTGCGCTTCTTCGCGCAGCGGGTGCTGCTCGGGGAGACCGTGCAGCGCGACGACGCGGAGCTGCTGCGCATCCTGCGCGAGCAGAAGGAACCGGCCTTCGCCTGCGTCGACAAGGTCGACGCCTTCGTGATGCGCAGCCACGGCCACGCCATGAGCGCCTCCGAGAAGGTCTACATCGGCCTGCACATCAACAGTTTCCTGTAA
- a CDS encoding class I SAM-dependent methyltransferase: MSQEASRAAYAGRAKEYIDLLGSMSSVHPSDLQIVSTWASGVEGDLIDAGCGPGHWTNFLTEQGLTVRGIDQVPEFITHATHTFPTVDFAIDGLDSIHGGTDSVGGILSWYSLIHYEPGAIQVPLREFSRVLKPGGALLVGFFEGPAVEKFAHAVTPAYRWPVDAITAELGRAGFDVLESHVRKTAGQRPQAAVTARRRDAAA; encoded by the coding sequence ATGTCTCAGGAAGCAAGTCGCGCCGCATATGCCGGCCGGGCGAAGGAGTACATCGACCTATTGGGCTCGATGAGTTCCGTTCATCCGTCGGATCTGCAGATCGTGTCGACATGGGCCAGCGGCGTTGAAGGCGACCTCATCGATGCGGGTTGTGGCCCTGGTCATTGGACGAACTTCTTGACCGAGCAGGGCTTGACCGTTCGGGGTATCGATCAGGTGCCTGAGTTCATAACGCACGCCACACACACGTTCCCCACCGTGGACTTCGCAATCGACGGTCTCGATTCCATCCACGGCGGCACCGATTCGGTCGGCGGGATTCTGTCGTGGTACTCACTCATCCACTACGAGCCCGGCGCGATCCAGGTTCCCTTGCGCGAGTTCAGCCGCGTGCTCAAGCCCGGCGGCGCACTGCTCGTCGGGTTTTTCGAGGGCCCGGCGGTCGAGAAGTTCGCACACGCGGTGACACCGGCTTATCGGTGGCCCGTGGACGCGATCACCGCGGAGCTGGGCCGCGCCGGCTTCGACGTGCTCGAATCGCATGTGCGGAAAACTGCGGGCCAGCGTCCTCAAGCGGCGGTCACCGCCCGCCGCCGGGATGCCGCCGCCTAA
- a CDS encoding TetR/AcrR family transcriptional regulator, giving the protein MAEARALRADARRNRDAIVAAAREVFDHDEQLRFDDFAARAGVGVGTLYRHFPTREALAAAVYEGEVAALCDQARDPTRSAGENLDAFLRGFVEYVLAHTGLARALAAVADPSVLASGGIELEGTVADLMSRAAVDGAIRSDVAVGAVMIVLHGIGSATDRPLWASEARAAVELLLAGLRAA; this is encoded by the coding sequence GTGGCCGAGGCACGAGCACTGCGAGCGGATGCGCGCCGCAACCGAGACGCGATCGTGGCGGCCGCGCGCGAGGTATTCGACCACGATGAGCAGCTGCGCTTCGATGACTTCGCGGCGCGTGCCGGCGTGGGAGTAGGCACGCTCTATCGGCACTTCCCCACCCGCGAGGCGCTGGCCGCGGCAGTGTACGAAGGCGAGGTGGCCGCGCTCTGCGATCAGGCCCGCGACCCGACGCGGTCCGCCGGCGAGAACCTCGACGCCTTCCTGCGCGGGTTCGTCGAATACGTGCTGGCTCACACGGGCCTCGCCCGCGCGCTCGCAGCAGTCGCAGACCCGTCAGTGCTGGCCAGCGGCGGCATCGAACTCGAGGGAACCGTCGCCGACTTGATGAGCCGGGCGGCCGTCGACGGTGCCATCCGCAGCGACGTGGCGGTCGGGGCCGTAATGATCGTGCTGCACGGCATCGGATCTGCAACCGACCGACCGCTCTGGGCGTCGGAGGCGCGTGCGGCTGTGGAGCTACTGCTGGCCGGGCTCAGAGCGGCCTGA
- a CDS encoding 2-dehydropantoate 2-reductase N-terminal domain-containing protein, which yields MRILMFGRGVIATIYGRVLHAAGHDVEYYVRPGRAAEYGDEVQLDWIDGRRKPFGRRVREPFRTTLRESIDPGDGFDLIVLSVGHHRLAEAAAFLAPRLGAATVLVFGNLWEEPLTAVAPLPADRLVFGFPQAGGGFGDDGVLWGAMLPSVIIGRTHASPTRREQEVLTAFQQAGLAVRQERDMRGWLWLHFIADAGMFAQGMRSGSLANMIGDRRAFRNAFLTTRELLPVLEARGIDLRQHRGAMLPYRLPLLVAAASGWATALIPIAQRSLAGHTDPHAPEARAVLEDTLRTARELSIPTPRLER from the coding sequence ATGCGCATTCTGATGTTTGGTCGCGGGGTGATCGCGACGATCTATGGCCGCGTGCTTCACGCCGCCGGGCACGACGTCGAGTACTACGTGCGTCCGGGCCGCGCTGCGGAGTACGGGGACGAGGTTCAGCTGGACTGGATCGACGGGCGCCGCAAGCCGTTCGGCCGGCGGGTTCGTGAGCCGTTCCGAACGACGTTGCGGGAATCCATCGACCCGGGCGACGGCTTCGATCTCATCGTGCTCAGCGTCGGGCACCATCGTCTCGCCGAGGCAGCCGCGTTCCTCGCTCCCCGATTGGGCGCGGCGACGGTGTTGGTGTTCGGCAATCTGTGGGAGGAGCCGCTCACCGCAGTCGCGCCGCTTCCGGCCGATCGACTCGTGTTCGGGTTCCCGCAAGCGGGCGGAGGCTTCGGGGACGACGGCGTGCTGTGGGGCGCGATGTTGCCATCCGTCATCATCGGCAGGACGCACGCCTCCCCGACGCGACGGGAGCAGGAGGTGCTCACGGCCTTCCAGCAGGCAGGCCTGGCCGTTCGGCAGGAGAGGGACATGCGAGGGTGGTTGTGGCTCCACTTCATAGCCGACGCCGGCATGTTCGCCCAGGGGATGCGGAGCGGGTCGCTGGCGAACATGATCGGAGACCGTCGAGCGTTCCGCAACGCGTTCCTGACGACTCGCGAGCTACTGCCCGTTCTCGAGGCCCGGGGTATCGACCTCCGCCAGCACCGCGGTGCGATGCTGCCGTACCGGCTGCCCCTTCTGGTCGCTGCCGCGTCTGGATGGGCAACTGCGCTGATCCCGATCGCTCAGAGGAGCCTCGCGGGGCACACGGATCCGCACGCCCCAGAGGCCCGCGCCGTGCTCGAGGACACGCTGCGAACAGCGCGCGAGCTCAGCATCCCCACCCCGCGCCTCGAGCGGTGA
- a CDS encoding SRPBCC domain-containing protein, with product MSDHARIKGHTVTRTVHIEASPATVWEALTDPAVMAKWFGDVVEFAALEPGATGSIDWDDYGSFPIEITEVVPGDAFGFRWSGIPADELDEYSTHVRFTIADAETGTDVTVIESGFDTLPGGTRYRRARLEQNREGWDVELDELAILVEDDSE from the coding sequence GTGTCTGACCACGCAAGAATCAAGGGCCACACCGTGACCCGCACCGTGCACATCGAGGCCTCACCCGCGACCGTCTGGGAGGCGCTGACCGATCCCGCGGTAATGGCCAAATGGTTCGGCGACGTGGTGGAGTTTGCTGCGCTCGAGCCCGGGGCTACGGGCAGCATCGACTGGGATGACTACGGCAGCTTCCCGATCGAGATCACCGAGGTCGTGCCCGGCGACGCGTTTGGCTTCCGTTGGTCGGGAATCCCCGCCGACGAGCTCGACGAGTACTCGACCCACGTGCGCTTCACCATCGCCGATGCTGAAACCGGGACGGATGTCACGGTGATCGAATCAGGCTTCGACACCCTCCCCGGCGGCACCCGCTACCGTCGCGCCCGTCTTGAGCAGAACCGAGAGGGCTGGGACGTCGAACTCGACGAACTCGCGATCCTGGTCGAGGATGACTCCGAGTAG
- a CDS encoding SGNH/GDSL hydrolase family protein, translating to MTNDTSTSRTLAFAAGAVATTAGLGAAGAVAYRRFRRTLAANAAELNETLPINSLWWRTHAKEKGDLLYVAIGDSAAQGIGASVPNRGYVGILADHIRLATGQTLRVINLSVSGATVELAVRDQLPRFKKLQPDIVTVAIGANDIAQWDAARFEAGIREVFAALPPHALVADLPCFHLPHNERKVAVANRIVRDVAAEHGLTVVPLHATTHREGWRSVFTQVANDMFHPNDRGYRIWAEAFLPEISAVVAHRIPQKTLAD from the coding sequence GTGACGAACGACACTTCAACTTCCCGCACCCTCGCCTTCGCCGCCGGAGCCGTGGCCACCACCGCCGGGCTCGGCGCCGCCGGCGCTGTCGCCTACCGACGCTTCCGGCGCACGCTGGCCGCCAACGCCGCGGAACTCAACGAGACCCTGCCGATCAACTCGCTGTGGTGGCGCACCCACGCGAAGGAGAAGGGCGACCTGCTCTACGTCGCCATCGGCGACAGTGCCGCGCAGGGCATCGGCGCCAGCGTTCCGAACCGCGGCTACGTCGGCATCCTGGCCGACCACATCCGCCTCGCCACCGGCCAGACCCTCCGAGTGATCAACCTCAGCGTCTCCGGTGCCACCGTGGAGCTGGCGGTGCGCGACCAGCTGCCGAGGTTCAAGAAGCTGCAGCCCGACATCGTCACGGTCGCCATCGGCGCCAACGACATCGCCCAGTGGGATGCCGCCCGGTTCGAGGCCGGCATCCGGGAGGTGTTCGCTGCCCTGCCGCCGCATGCCCTGGTGGCCGACCTGCCCTGCTTCCACCTGCCGCACAACGAGCGCAAGGTGGCCGTGGCGAACCGAATCGTGCGCGACGTGGCCGCGGAGCACGGCCTTACCGTGGTGCCGTTGCACGCGACCACCCACCGTGAGGGCTGGCGCAGCGTGTTCACCCAGGTCGCCAACGACATGTTCCACCCCAACGATCGCGGTTACCGCATCTGGGCGGAGGCATTCCTGCCGGAGATCAGCGCCGTGGTGGCCCACCGGATTCCACAGAAGACCCTCGCCGACTGA
- the radA gene encoding DNA repair protein RadA: MAKPVSNFRCTECGWTTLKWAGRCGECQQWGTVVETAEKTGIVRSVTPSFVSGPGVARPITHVDTTAVAHWPTGISEFDRVLGGGIVPGSVILLSGEPGVGKSTLLLEVASKAAVAKSRVLYVSAEESVAQVRLRAERTGALQPELYIAAETDLATILGQIDAVKPDLVIIDSVQTVSSSLNDGQAGQPGQVREVASTLIRLAKDRNLPVLLVGHVTKDGSIAGPRLLEHLVDVVCQFEGDRHTSLRFVRALKNRFGSTDEVGCFEMTGDGINEVSDPSGLFLSRGTTAVSGTCVTVSLEGRRALPVEVQALVIDTVMPNPRRVTNGVDGSRVAMLLAVLEKRVGYPLSKKDVYVSTVGGVRLVEPAADLAIAIAVASALLDEPIAHNVVAFGEISLAGEIRPVSAANQRATEAARLGFTTRIDASSSTVHTAVTRALGTGSSRRDAELDDAFR, translated from the coding sequence ATGGCTAAACCCGTCTCGAATTTCCGTTGCACCGAGTGTGGCTGGACCACGCTGAAATGGGCGGGCCGCTGCGGTGAATGCCAGCAGTGGGGCACTGTGGTGGAAACCGCGGAAAAGACCGGCATCGTCCGGTCTGTCACACCGTCGTTCGTGAGCGGGCCCGGCGTGGCCCGGCCGATCACCCACGTCGACACCACGGCGGTGGCGCACTGGCCCACCGGTATCAGCGAGTTCGACCGGGTGCTCGGCGGCGGCATCGTGCCCGGCTCGGTGATCCTGCTCAGTGGCGAGCCCGGCGTCGGCAAGTCCACCCTGCTGCTCGAGGTGGCGTCGAAGGCGGCCGTGGCCAAGTCGAGGGTGCTCTACGTGAGCGCCGAGGAGTCGGTGGCGCAGGTGCGCCTCCGCGCCGAACGCACCGGCGCCCTGCAGCCCGAGCTCTACATCGCCGCCGAGACCGACCTGGCCACCATCCTCGGTCAGATCGACGCGGTCAAACCCGACCTCGTCATCATCGACTCGGTGCAGACGGTGTCCAGTTCCCTCAACGACGGTCAGGCCGGGCAGCCCGGCCAGGTGCGCGAGGTGGCGTCCACGCTGATCCGGCTCGCCAAGGACCGCAACTTGCCCGTACTGCTGGTGGGTCACGTCACCAAGGACGGCAGCATCGCCGGCCCCCGCCTGCTCGAGCATCTGGTGGATGTGGTCTGCCAGTTCGAGGGCGACCGGCACACCTCGCTGCGTTTCGTGCGCGCGTTGAAGAACCGATTCGGCTCCACCGACGAAGTGGGATGTTTCGAAATGACCGGTGACGGCATCAACGAGGTCTCCGACCCGAGCGGCCTGTTCCTCAGCCGCGGCACCACGGCCGTGTCCGGCACCTGCGTGACCGTGTCGTTAGAGGGCCGGCGCGCACTGCCGGTGGAGGTGCAGGCCCTGGTGATCGACACCGTGATGCCCAACCCGCGCCGGGTGACCAACGGGGTGGACGGATCCCGGGTGGCGATGCTGCTGGCGGTGCTGGAGAAGCGGGTCGGCTATCCGCTGTCGAAGAAAGATGTCTACGTGTCGACAGTAGGCGGCGTGCGCCTGGTGGAACCGGCGGCGGACTTGGCCATCGCGATCGCGGTCGCCTCGGCGCTCCTGGACGAGCCCATCGCGCACAACGTGGTCGCGTTCGGCGAGATCAGCCTGGCCGGAGAGATCCGGCCGGTCAGTGCCGCGAACCAGCGCGCCACCGAGGCGGCCCGGCTGGGCTTCACCACCCGCATCGACGCGTCCAGCAGCACGGTGCACACCGCGGTGACCCGGGCGCTCGGCACGGGGAGCTCCCGGCGCGACGCTGAACTCGACGACGCGTTCCGGTAG
- a CDS encoding dehydrogenase produces MEHVTDATPDTRSEALATALANQDVAAVAYALRNDVVIVPQLVVKGNAEQVRVFGREGTDKRMLLLFSSGENYARMIPDEVNPQVMVGDAQWLREFLTVHKNTLEMVFFDIAGPHVMQAAPDDLLRALGPIGDDAAPTD; encoded by the coding sequence ATGGAACACGTGACAGACGCGACCCCGGACACCCGCTCAGAAGCCCTGGCCACCGCGCTGGCCAACCAAGACGTCGCCGCCGTCGCGTACGCGCTGCGCAACGACGTCGTGATCGTGCCGCAACTCGTGGTGAAGGGCAACGCGGAGCAGGTGCGGGTCTTCGGCCGTGAAGGCACCGACAAGCGGATGCTGCTGCTCTTCTCCTCCGGCGAGAACTACGCTCGCATGATCCCCGACGAAGTGAACCCGCAGGTCATGGTGGGTGACGCCCAGTGGCTCCGCGAGTTCCTCACCGTGCACAAGAACACCCTCGAGATGGTCTTCTTCGACATCGCCGGTCCACACGTGATGCAGGCCGCGCCCGACGACCTGTTGCGAGCCCTCGGACCGATCGGTGATGACGCCGCTCCGACGGACTGA
- a CDS encoding amino-acid N-acetyltransferase has protein sequence MTKQEFIVRRARTSDVPLIQELVEPLVQQRILLGKDLVVFYEAVQEFRVVEDAHGKLVGCGALHVMWEDLGEVRTLAVSEDWLGKGVGHALLGRLEADARDLGLSRLFCLTFEVDFFLRHDFVDMGTETVDPAVYAELVRSHDEGVAEFLDLARVKPNTLGNTRMLKRLV, from the coding sequence GTGACCAAGCAGGAGTTCATCGTCCGTCGGGCTCGCACTAGCGACGTTCCGCTGATTCAGGAGCTCGTCGAGCCCCTCGTGCAGCAGCGCATCCTGCTCGGCAAGGACCTGGTGGTCTTCTACGAGGCCGTGCAAGAGTTCCGGGTGGTCGAAGACGCCCACGGCAAGCTCGTGGGCTGCGGCGCTCTGCACGTCATGTGGGAGGACCTCGGCGAGGTGCGCACCCTGGCCGTGTCCGAGGACTGGCTCGGCAAGGGCGTCGGGCACGCCCTCCTGGGCCGGCTCGAGGCGGATGCCCGGGACCTCGGCCTGAGCCGCCTCTTCTGCCTCACCTTCGAGGTGGACTTCTTCCTGCGGCACGACTTCGTTGACATGGGCACCGAGACCGTGGACCCGGCCGTCTACGCCGAACTCGTGCGCTCACACGACGAGGGTGTCGCCGAATTCCTCGACCTCGCCCGCGTCAAGCCCAACACCCTCGGAAACACCCGGATGCTCAAGCGCCTCGTCTGA